CTTGTACGCCTGGTCCTGCGACTCGTACGCGACCTTCTCGACGATCGGCATCTTGTGCAGGTCGCTCAGGATCTGCTTCTTCTGGTCCTCGGTGACCGCGCCCTTGGCGCAGTTGACGTCCGACTGCGCGTCGCTCTTGTTGCACAGGAAGATCGAGACGTTGACCTTGTCGTACCAGTAGCCCTTCATGGTGCTCACCTGGTCGCTCATCAGCAGGGAGCCGCCGAAGAGGGCGAGGGACAGGGCGACGGAGACGATGACGGCGAACGTCATCGTCAGGTTGCGGCGGAGACCGACACCGATCTCCGACAGGACGAACTGGGCGCGCATGGCGTCTGGTCAAGCCTTTCCGTCGTGAACTTGCTTAGTGCTGGTAGCCGTAGACGCCGCGGGCCTGGTCACGCACGAGGCGGCCCTTCTCCAGCTCGATGACGCGCTTGCGCATCTGGTCCACGATGTTCTGGTCGTGCGTCGCCATGATGACGGTGGTGCCCGTCCGGTTGATGCGGTCGAGCAGCTTCATGATGCCGACGGAGGTCTGCGGGTCGAGGTTGCCGGTGGGCTCGTCGGCGATCAGCAGCTTGGGCCGGTTGACGAAGGCGCGCGCGATGGCCACGCGCTGCTGCTCACCACCGGACAGCTCGCCGGGCCTGCGGTCCTCCTTGCCGCCGAGCCCGACGAGGTCGAGCACCTGCGGCACCGACTTGCGGATCTCGCCGCGGGACTTGCCGATCACCTCCTGCGCGAAGGCCACGTTCTCCGCGACCGTCTTGTTGGGCAGGAGGCGGAAGTCCTGGAAGACCGTCCCGAGCTGGCGGCGCATCTGCGGCACCTTCCAGTTCGAGAGGCGGGCGAGGTCCTTGCCCAGCACGTGCACCTGGCCGTGGCTGCACCGCTCCTCGCGGAGGACGAGCCGCAGGAAGGTGGACTTCCCGGAGCCGGAGGATCCCACGAGGAAGACGAACTC
Above is a genomic segment from Streptomyces collinus Tu 365 containing:
- the ftsE gene encoding cell division ATP-binding protein FtsE; amino-acid sequence: MIRFDNVSKVYPKQTRPALRDVSLEVEKGEFVFLVGSSGSGKSTFLRLVLREERCSHGQVHVLGKDLARLSNWKVPQMRRQLGTVFQDFRLLPNKTVAENVAFAQEVIGKSRGEIRKSVPQVLDLVGLGGKEDRRPGELSGGEQQRVAIARAFVNRPKLLIADEPTGNLDPQTSVGIMKLLDRINRTGTTVIMATHDQNIVDQMRKRVIELEKGRLVRDQARGVYGYQH